The Solea senegalensis isolate Sse05_10M linkage group LG11, IFAPA_SoseM_1, whole genome shotgun sequence genomic interval GTTATTGAGGTGATGTAGCTCCATGGTAACAGCAAGGCAAAGGCTGCATCAGCATTCCCTTTACATGTCCTTTATACCCAGTCTTTGTCGGAAAAtcattgtgtgtttggatgttCAGTTGTCATATTGAACAATGTCTCATGTGTTCGTGCACAGGTGTGTTTACCTGCGTCCTCCTCTCTGACCGGGTCCAGAATCACTTTGTCCAGCTGAGGCGCTTTCCAATGAGCAAACAGAGTGTCATCGGAGGTGATGATTCCATGTGCGTAACGCCACAGCACCCTAAACCATGAGccaaaaaatacattcatttcacTACTTTGTTCCTCCAGACTGTGGTGATCACATTTAACAATGCTGAGAATCTAATAATtgcaattacaaaaacaaaggctTTGGACAGTTATTACAAATACTGTTGGAAATGATACACACTGATGATGTTGAGGCAATGTTGGAGTAGAAACCACTGGCCACTGGATTAAAGAGATTCACTGCTTGGCAATTACTGATTTaatatgatgaaaatgaaattgagATGATGATGCATCTGAAGGGTTTTTTGCTTAATAAACTATTTCACTGAGTGTGTTGATGAGAGCTGTGAGAGCTTAACCGTGAGCTGAACTCTGCAAAATCgtactctttttttaaacaggagacattttatgttttagtcTCGTTTTCAGTCAAGAGAATGAGAAGAAAGCCTGCCCTCCTCCCTTACCGCCAGGAAAAATACCCCATCGCCTCCATGACTTCTCCTAGACAGTCAAGCTCCACTTTCTCTCCTGAAGTCACAGTCATCGTCCTGAGGCCGCACTGCCAAGACTCCAAACACTTCACCTTGCGGACACGGCACACCTTTGACACCTTCAATTTAGCCATTTCGACAATATTTTCATTACAGTATGTCCCTGTGACATTCATCAGACATTTAGTTTTACATGattgtgatgtcactgtgataccTGTGATGTCCTGTTTGTTCTCCTCCCACTTTCTTCCATGTCTTTCTTACTGTCATTCAGACAACACATGGTCTGAGTGGTAAGCCCCACCCCACAGGTGGCGCTGCAGGGGGAGCTGCGGACAATAACCTCCACTTGCACGTCATCCGCGTCCTCCAACTCAACTGAGCTCAGAGGCTGGATaagcaggaagaagaggaggagaggaaggcaAAGTCCCACTGATGGATGCTGCATTTCAAAGTGAGatgataaagctgtagaaaagATTTTTTGGTCAATCCAAAAAGTATTAATGTCAATATTATAATATGGTTATTAtcaattttaattcataaaCATATTGCTGTGAAGGCATTACACTTCACCTGTGGTCATTCTCCTTGCCAGGCTAAAACTGGATActactttaaaaataacatgcTATTACTGCAATACACATTTCTGTAGAACCACACAATTACCATTGTTGTGACCAAAATGGAAACTGAATTAGAAATAAGATGGaattaccataatattacttcCCTATTACATAAATACCATTATACTATCACCGTGTTGTTACTggactgtaatgtaaagtgttgcTGCATTGGTATTTGTTAAATTATGGTTTCACATGAATGTAGACATTTTGTTCATCAGTTATACTGAAATGAACAAcaaatatatctttttttaagcAGAATTCTTCATTCTTCAACTctaaaaactgttgaaaatgtGGTTGACTTTGTAAAGTTGCTAATAGTATGCTAAATATTTGCATAACCAGCAGACACAATACCTTTCAGTCTCATTTGTAATTGTGACTTCACTCAATTAGTTACCCATTTACTTTCGAAAGTTTCTGATATAATTAAGTAAGATTTGCATTTCTGGAAGTATCTACCCTAGTTTGCCTTTGATGCATGGAGTGTGCATTGCACAGATCAAAGGTAGCTGAAACTACCCACCATGGTCGCCCTGGCAACCCATGTTTAGATCAGTGGTAGATAAAGTTGGGATGGGGTCCATCTCATTCATTTAACATGGGTTAAAGATTTCATGGGTGAAACTAGTTGATTACTTGGAGTAACTGGAGATACTAACTACTCCCACTGTTAGTCATGCATTCACACTAAAGACGATGGTTTTGTGAACActtgtttaaacattttttaaaaaatgagggtccaacacattttgaaaatagtcTTCATTGGTCATTTTCCGTTTACACTTAATCTAATTAAATGGTAAATTAAAGGTTTTCTATAAACTGTGATTCCAAACCGCTTGCTGATGTTGCAGTTCATAATGTGACCACTAGATGTAAGACATAACACAGAAAGAACGTTTGGTTgcagattttaaaaaacatttttgaagcaAACATAGTTGGCAAAATTTGTGTACCAGCCACTGACAACCATAACAAAGatagtaaataaattaaaatgtacataacCATTTAGTggacatgtatttatttattcagttattattattattaccattatcattattattattaatattagtatGTATTACTTATTATTCAGACAACCTGATTGAAATGCGTACTGAACAGGCATTGTAACTGAACACTAAACGCTTGAGTGAGTATGTAAAGATGAATAATACTGTAGTTATAGACACATGAGTCATACTGCAACGTTAGTATTTCATCATGGAGGGACACAAAGATGAGTCAACTTCAGTGTGGGAGGATTGTAATTTGTTCAGTAGCCAGTAACAGTGGCCCAGTTGGCAGACCACTAAAACTGGAGATGGTTAACAACACCACATGTCTCAGCATGTGTGttcgagagcgagagagagaaattaacaatgaggatgaggaggtggaATGAAACAGAAGAGGGTATGACGTGGTGGAGGAGGTAGGATAATTATTCCAGAATGAAGTAGgtcagagagaggaagaggaggagtgacCATTTAGCTCACTGAGATTTATTTACATCCGTTTTGGACAAATTTGTGCCATCAGTGCCAGCGGAAGTTGTGGTGCATCACATAGGGGATCATTAATCAACTTTTATCAAGTGGGGGACTGATTATGCATGAACCTGTAGTTAGTCAGGATATTTGCATTGCAGCGTTTTACTTTATAATTGTGATCCCTGGCAGTCTACACAGGTATTACAACTTGATGTCCCACAACAGAAGACATCAAGTCATAATGTACTAATGAATATTGGAGTACTCTGTTAATGAATACAAATGTACTTATGTGTCATTCATTCTTGTTGATTTCAGCGCAGCaagagaaatagaaatagaattGTTTAGACACACTGGAAAATACTGCACAGCCAGGACATTATACAAGATGAGACAGTGCTTTAATAATTCAGTAGAGCTGTGATGATCTGAAGCTTTAATGGTGTTCTCACAATGAATTGATGCACATTTTATcataatttaaaacacaatggTCCCTTAAGGAACCTTCTGTTGGCTGACTGCAATGTAAGCACCACTGCTTCCATGTTAACAGATGGAAcatggggcaaaaaaaaaaaacgacccatGGGCTAATATCTTTCTGATAATTTTGGCTTTAATCAATggcagtaataaaaaaataaacagtacatCTCCAGTTCCTTCCCTTCCACTACACAAAAACAATCTTGCACTGGTGTTTCACCCCATATTGATCCCATCAAATCACACATCCAAACTTCTCACTTGAACATACATCATTGTGATAAGCCttcaaagcaaatgtcaaatattaatTTGACATTAGGTGCTGACTGTTTGACCTATACTGCAGCCAGCCACCAGGAGGTGATCAAATGATATTCTGGAGCTGCCGTGGCATCTGACTCTTGTGCAAAACAATAATCTGCTAATTTAGCTTACTAACTTTCTTGTTTGTTCAAGTTCATTTCAAATTTTGTAAGATGATTGTATTTGTGGTGTGCTCAAATGTGTACAAGGGGAAAGGGCTATAATAGTATTTCTTGGGGCCAATTTTGTAATATGTGGTGTACAGTGTGACTGACATCAAccataatatactgtaaacgtgtgtattattgtgttttaacaATGAAAAGCAAGAGATAACCAAAGTCAGCACAGCATGAAGGTGTGGCTGATGTCAATTAACTTTTTATAATGCATGGTTACACTTCCACCGAGTAAAACATGTACATCAGAATGCTGCTAGCCACAAAGGACAGAATTCTTTGAGTTATGTATGTCTAggaaatattttatttggcaCAACAAGGGAGGAGCTTACATGTAAAGAAAGTACAGTGAGTTAAGAATGGAATCCTGAACAAATGATCAGGatcaatgaaaaacaaagacatactGTGGTAAAGTAAATTCCCGGTGAGTTGTGTCCAAGGAAACAATTTTGCTCATGTGCCTCATATATCACATTTCCTGACAACAGTTTTTGACTTTGAGCTGTTGCTATACTTTTTTTCAGCTGAAACATCTCACATGCTGAGGCATCGCGAGGGAAAGCAATGACAGAGCACAGGTATATGCAACAACATTTAGTACACAGTGCATTTAgtgcattacacctctcagtgatacaaatgtattgatatttttattcGCTTTTCTCCCAGAATAGAGATCTATTTTACCACCTAACCTGCATACCCAGTGAGAGTAAACCTTGTGCTACTGTCTTATTGACAGGTAATCTCTGGAGAAAGTAGACAAGGCCCTCAGCAAATATATTCTCAGCAAACTGTTAACATTTGAGTGACAGTGAAGTAGACactgaggacgaggaggagaaagaggcaTTAGGAGCAGAAGGAGCAGGGGAAGGTGTGCGTTTGGTTGTTTAAGGGAAGGCCTCAGTGTGAGAACGAGGTGTGGAGCGTGATCAGTGCAGCCGCCAAGGCCAAGGAACGACACAGTCAGGCACATGGTGTCCCTGTGCTTTCATTcaggggtgtgtttgtgtgcatctgCTGTGTATCCCAGTAAGGCAAATGGTGTGCGGgagctgtttgtctgtgtgcatcaTAGACACATGGATACGCATGTGCCGTGTAGAAatcacacatgcaaaacacatgTCTGATTTGTCATCATGCACATttgacagcagagcagagaaagtCAGAACTTATTACCCCTGATATTAAGCAATACAAAATAATTACTTGAATGGAATGAAATGCATATTATTTGGTGCATGATGCTGTACTATTATTGTGCAGTTACATTATAGTGCCGTCATTAATCAACCTGTTGAGCAAATACTGCAAGGCTGTGATGTTCTCAACATAGACCAGAACAGCAAAATGTCCCACAAACATAAGATGACACAGTGTGTCCAGTCATCAGAGACTgatgaagaaacaacaaaataacaagaaaTAATGAGATTTATTTGTTGAACAAATGTAACAAAGCAGTTTGAAGATGAGTCAGTAGATCCATTTTGTATATCAGCATgggttttctgtctctttgcaCAATGTGTAGGTTTCTATTTTTGTGTTGGAGGAAGGCAAGTGTCCAATTTGGCTGTGACTCAGCCATCCACATGCACTACCCCTGAAAAAAATGACTATAACTTTGCTGCCTGGAGCTTCTGTTACTCTATTTTTAAGTTACCACACAATAAGTGTGTGACTGTTCTGGGCAGATCATTCCAGAACATCTCAGTTTGGGAACCTTCTGTTCGGTGTTGAtcttaaaacaaacactcaatgAATTCTTACCTGACAAATTTATACGTCTTGTTTCaggtacaaaacaaaacaaaacaactatgTCCTCCACAAGTGGCCCATAGATGAATACTTTCTCTTAGGTAGTGCAATTGGTTTTGGGACACAGAGAACCCCAAAGAACACATGCATGCAGCATGGCAGGACACCTATGAGAAGAATGGGCCCTCCTGAAAACGATGAGCCTTGTCAGTCTGTTACAAACGGTGATGTATTCTCACTTTGGACTTGAAAACATGAGCCGTTTCCCAATTATTTGCCTGaataattttttaatttctaagtttttataatataacaaaCTGGGATAGgcatttaaagtggacactctaaattgaccgtagcagagagagagagtggcacagcaccccccgcgaacgtcctgtggaggataaagtggtagaaaaaggATGGTATGATAGGATAGGCATTGAACAATCAAGGCATTTTAGATCTACTACTACTCTGATCTACTTTCTAAACTACCTTATATGGCAGATGACGTGTTCACCAAAGTTCACTCGGCTCCATCTTGCAGCCATTTGGGGAACTAGCGGtggtttaaatgttaaacatcCATATTCATGAAACAAATGTGTCTCATTTTGTCAGGGAAGCATTAGCATAGACAGGAAACACTTGAAATTTCATGTGGCCGAATGACCTTCACCATGTGTTTAGACCATAATGTTTTCCAACAGAATGGCTGATGACAGTGTGGCCTGGCATGATGATGAGTCTGTCTCTATTCCCAGCCTTGATTCTTACCATCCGTGACGTTTGAAAGTAGCAGCGTAGGAGGCCTCCCAACTGTGCAGGGGCTGACTGACTGAGGACCCCCCTTTATTTCAAGGCTGTCTTTCACTGTAAGCTAGAAAGCCAAGCTCTTGTGTCATAATAATATCCCATGTTGCAGTTCTCAAAAAATGTGTAATCCACCCTAACTGAAACaccagtttttattatttattaaaaaaagagaaaaaaagaatggtACACTGCAGGGGTACTAAAACGTTCATCACAGACGTAAATTACAACGCTTCGTCATAAAATAATACCTTGTATATTCTACCCAGCGCAGTCTGACGAAAGAATTTGCTGTTTTGGCAGAAGTAATCTCACAGGTCCTTGAGGCAAGACGTCAGCCTCTCCAGCAGCACCTTCAGGGTTTGCTCaaccccccacccacacacacttgagtaacgcaagtaaacaaaaaaaactgcatcacaCACCACGTTAGATTTTTATGAGTGAACTAAATGATGACGATGTCTGACAGAAAACTCAGTATCTGGGTCGCTCTGAATGTACTTTGATGAAGGCCGCACAAGTTAATGCTTATCTTCTTCCTAATGGAAGTGAAATGAGGCAGTGGAGCACATGCTGTTGTCTATTTTATTCTGCTTCAACAAACATTTCGATTTGCCTTTTATTTgcttgtgtatttatttatgataaGGATTAGCATCTGCTCACGTTTTTTGTGAATGAggaacaaaacacattaaatatgacaaaaagtcTGATGATTATTCATAGGGGTTGGCATTACATGAACAAGTGACGCTGAGATAAGAATGGCAAATGCAGCAAGACTCTTTATGGGGCTCTTCAACTGGATCTTCAGCAATCTGTTTACAGGGAGTCACTTGCCAAAaatgtatatagatataaatactTTGACAGGATATGATGACATCATTGTGtatggctttatcctccacatgaggctagcaggggggctggagccaatcccagctgacaaagggtgaacggtggggtacatcctggacaggccACCAGTCCATCCCACGGCAaacaaatagagacaaacaaccattttgTCTAaaattcacacctatggtcccattatgagtgtccaattaacctaataaCCAAactgggtgtttttttaattaatagattaattttgcatcataaatatgtgtttactatatattgatccatatcaaaacaaacacttttatttggaATTTGTGTGAAATATCATGACATATATTGCAATATCCTGATGAATTTTAGGCTCACGCTGCCTTTTCCCAACAAGTTGgactgttttttccttttttttttttaagtttgtttttcagtggtATGTAACACAGTATGTAATTCGCCCTACAATGtaatttttaattcaaaacatgaataaaacgTGAAAAAATATAATACTTTGAGGTGAACATAATCTTATTCACCCTATATTTCGAAAACTGTGAGTGAAAAGTCGATTTTTTTCTAAAATCTTCTTTCTGTAAAGATAACATAAGCTAAAACTGCCCAATGCTTTTCATACTTTGATTGCCTCTCGGTTGCTGTCACTTGTTGCCGTGTGAATGAACTTCCGCATCTCCATGCCTCATAAACGTGACCCGGCATAGTACATGTGAAGATACGGCGACCAATGGGAACAGCCGAGTGGAAGCACGTCGCCGTTCCCGTTCATCTCGGGACTGGTGTTACGTTCACTGTCTAGTGTAATGTCGAATAATGTGAGTTTAACTGATGTATGGCTGC includes:
- the tmem81 gene encoding transmembrane protein 81, with the translated sequence MEMRKFIHTATSDSNREAIKPLSSVELEDADDVQVEVIVRSSPCSATCGVGLTTQTMCCLNDSKKDMEESGRRTNRTSQVSKVCRVRKVKCLESWQCGLRTMTVTSGEKVELDCLGEVMEAMGYFSWRVLWRYAHGIITSDDTLFAHWKAPQLDKVILDPVREEDAGTYRCMVQDAKYRRVKRVYWGIRVLPTEVLNLDYEGTLTKWESTPNEQNQQNQTVSYRQDQWMILYMVLIPPSLAGAVAGLILGLCWAVRRRQQGGVVV